In Escherichia ruysiae, a genomic segment contains:
- the gshA gene encoding glutamate--cysteine ligase: MIPDVSQALAWLEKHPQALKGIQRGLERETLRVNPDGTLATTGHPEALGSALTHKWITTDFAEALLEFITPVDGDIEHMLTFMRDLHRYTARNIGDERMWPLSMPCYIAEGQDIELAQYGTSNTGRFKTLYREGLKNRYGALMQTISGVHYNFSLPMAFWQAKCGDISGVDAKEKISAGYFRAIRNYYRFGWVIPYLFGASPAICSSFLQGKPTSLPFEKTECGMYYLPYATSLRLSDLGYTNKSQSNLGITFNDLYEYVAGLKRAIKTPSEEYATIGLEKDGKRLQINSNVLQIENELYAPIRPKRVTRSGESPSDALLRGGIEYIEVRSLDINPFSPIGVDEQQVRFLDLFMVWCALADAPEMSSSELACTRVNWNRVILEGRKPGLTLGIGCETAQFPLPQVGKDLFQDLKRVAQTLDSINGGEAYQKVCDELVACFDNPDLTFSARILRSMIDTGIGGTGKAFGEAYRNLLREEPLEILREDDFIAEREASKRRQQEMEAADTESFKVWLEKHS, translated from the coding sequence TTGATCCCGGACGTATCACAGGCGCTGGCCTGGCTGGAAAAACATCCTCAGGCATTAAAGGGGATACAGCGTGGTCTTGAGCGCGAAACTTTGCGTGTTAACCCAGATGGCACTCTGGCAACAACCGGTCATCCTGAAGCATTAGGTTCCGCACTGACGCATAAATGGATCACCACCGATTTTGCCGAAGCGTTGCTGGAGTTCATTACGCCGGTCGATGGCGATATTGAGCATATGTTGACCTTTATGCGCGATTTGCATCGCTATACCGCGCGTAATATTGGCGATGAGCGGATGTGGCCGTTAAGTATGCCATGTTACATCGCGGAAGGTCAGGATATCGAACTGGCGCAGTATGGAACGTCCAATACAGGGCGCTTTAAAACGCTGTACCGTGAAGGGCTGAAAAATCGCTATGGCGCGCTGATGCAAACCATCTCCGGCGTACACTACAACTTCTCTTTACCAATGGCATTCTGGCAAGCGAAGTGTGGTGATATCTCGGGCGTTGACGCCAAAGAGAAAATCTCTGCGGGCTACTTCCGCGCTATTCGTAACTACTATCGCTTCGGTTGGGTGATCCCGTACCTGTTTGGCGCATCTCCGGCAATTTGTTCTTCTTTCCTGCAAGGTAAACCGACGTCGCTGCCGTTTGAGAAAACCGAGTGCGGCATGTATTACCTGCCGTATGCAACATCGCTACGTTTGAGCGATCTGGGCTATACCAATAAATCGCAAAGTAATCTTGGTATTACCTTTAATGATCTCTACGAGTATGTAGCGGGTCTGAAGCGGGCAATTAAAACGCCGTCGGAAGAGTACGCGACGATTGGTCTTGAGAAAGACGGCAAGCGGCTGCAAATCAACAGCAACGTGCTGCAGATTGAAAACGAGCTGTATGCGCCGATTCGTCCGAAACGCGTTACTCGCAGCGGCGAGTCGCCTTCAGATGCGCTGTTACGCGGCGGCATTGAATATATCGAAGTGCGTTCGCTGGATATCAACCCATTCTCGCCGATTGGTGTTGATGAGCAGCAGGTGCGATTCCTCGACCTGTTTATGGTCTGGTGTGCGCTGGCTGATGCACCGGAAATGAGCAGTAGTGAACTTGCCTGTACACGCGTCAACTGGAACCGGGTGATCCTCGAAGGACGTAAGCCGGGGCTGACACTGGGAATTGGCTGTGAAACTGCGCAATTCCCGTTGCCGCAGGTGGGCAAAGATCTGTTCCAGGATCTGAAACGCGTCGCGCAAACGCTGGACAGCATTAACGGCGGCGAAGCATACCAGAAAGTGTGTGATGAACTGGTGGCCTGCTTTGATAATCCCGATCTGACTTTCTCCGCCCGCATCTTACGGTCTATGATTGATACTGGTATTGGCGGAACCGGGAAAGCGTTTGGTGAGGCTTATCGCAATTTGTTGCGTGAAGAGCCGCTGGAAATTCTGCGTGAAGACGATTTTATTGCCGAGCGCGAAGCGTCTAAACGCCGTCAGCAGGAAATGGAAGCCGCAGACACCGAGTCGTTCAAGGTGTGGCTGGAAAAACACAGCTGA
- the emrA gene encoding multidrug efflux MFS transporter periplasmic adaptor subunit EmrA: protein MSANAETQNPQQPVKKSGKRKSLLLLLTLLFIIIAVAIGIYWFLVLRHFEETDDAYVAGNQIQIMSQVSGSVTKVWADNTDFVKEGDVLVTLDPTDARQAFEKAKTALASSVRQTHQLMINSKQLQANIEVQKIALAKAQSDYNRRVPLGNANLIGREELQHARDAVTSAQAQLDVAIQQYNANQAMILGTKLEDQPAVQQAATEVRNAWLALERTRIVSPMTGYVSRRAVQPGAQISPTTPLMAVVPATNMWVDANFKETQIANMRIGQPVTITTDIYGDDVKYTGKVVGLDMGTGSAFSLLPAQNATGNWIKVVQRLPVRIELDQKQLEQYPLRIGLSTLVSVNTTNRDGQVLANKVRSTPVAVSTAREISLAPVNKLIDDIVKANAG, encoded by the coding sequence ATGAGCGCAAATGCGGAGACTCAAAACCCGCAGCAACCGGTAAAGAAGAGCGGCAAACGTAAGAGTCTGCTCCTCCTTCTCACCTTGCTCTTTATCATTATTGCCGTAGCGATAGGAATTTATTGGTTTTTGGTACTGCGTCATTTTGAAGAGACCGATGACGCATACGTGGCAGGGAATCAGATTCAAATTATGTCTCAGGTGTCTGGCAGCGTGACGAAAGTCTGGGCCGATAACACCGATTTTGTAAAAGAAGGCGATGTGCTGGTCACTCTCGACCCGACAGATGCTCGCCAGGCGTTTGAAAAAGCCAAAACTGCACTGGCTTCCAGCGTTCGCCAAACCCACCAGCTGATGATTAACAGCAAGCAGTTGCAGGCGAATATTGAGGTGCAAAAAATCGCCCTCGCTAAAGCACAGAGCGACTACAACCGCCGTGTGCCGCTGGGCAATGCCAACCTGATTGGTCGCGAAGAACTGCAACACGCCCGCGACGCCGTCACCAGCGCCCAGGCGCAACTGGATGTCGCCATTCAACAATACAATGCCAATCAGGCGATGATTCTGGGAACTAAACTGGAAGATCAGCCTGCCGTGCAACAGGCCGCTACTGAAGTACGTAACGCCTGGCTGGCGCTGGAACGTACCCGTATTGTCAGCCCAATGACCGGCTATGTCTCCCGCCGAGCCGTTCAGCCTGGTGCGCAAATTAGCCCAACGACGCCGCTGATGGCGGTCGTTCCGGCTACCAATATGTGGGTGGATGCCAACTTTAAAGAGACGCAGATTGCCAATATGCGTATCGGTCAGCCGGTCACCATCACCACTGATATTTACGGCGATGATGTGAAATACACCGGTAAAGTGGTCGGTCTGGATATGGGTACAGGTAGCGCGTTCTCGCTGCTTCCGGCGCAAAATGCCACCGGTAACTGGATCAAAGTCGTTCAGCGTCTGCCTGTTCGTATTGAACTGGATCAGAAACAGCTGGAGCAATACCCACTGCGCATCGGTTTGTCCACGCTGGTGAGCGTCAATACCACTAACCGTGACGGTCAGGTACTGGCAAACAAAGTACGTTCTACGCCGGTCGCGGTAAGTACCGCGCGTGAAATCAGCCTGGCACCTGTCAATAAACTGATCGACGATATCGTAAAAGCTAACGCTGGCTAA
- a CDS encoding YqaA family protein — MSESLSLFSLFASSFLSATLLPGNSEVVLVAMLLSGVSHPWVLVLTATMGNSLGGLTNVILGRFFPLRKTSRWQEKAIGWLKRYGAVTLLLSWMPVIGDLLCLLAGWMRISWGPVIFFLCLGKALRYVAVAAATVQGMMWWH, encoded by the coding sequence GTGAGTGAGTCGCTGTCGCTCTTCTCGTTGTTTGCCAGTAGTTTTCTCAGCGCTACACTACTACCCGGCAATTCGGAAGTTGTGCTGGTCGCAATGTTACTTTCTGGGGTGAGTCATCCCTGGGTTTTAGTATTAACAGCAACAATGGGTAATAGCCTTGGAGGGTTAACTAACGTTATCCTTGGGCGTTTCTTTCCATTGCGCAAAACATCGCGCTGGCAAGAAAAAGCCATTGGCTGGCTGAAACGCTATGGCGCAGTCACACTCTTATTAAGCTGGATGCCAGTGATTGGCGACTTACTGTGTCTGTTAGCGGGATGGATGCGCATCTCGTGGGGACCAGTAATCTTTTTTTTGTGCCTTGGTAAAGCGTTGCGCTATGTTGCGGTTGCAGCAGCCACCGTTCAGGGCATGATGTGGTGGCACTAA
- the ygaH gene encoding L-valine transporter subunit YgaH, with protein MSYEVLLLGLLVGAVNYCFRYLPLRLRVGNARPTKRGAVGILLDTIGIASICALLVVSTAPEVMHDTRRFVPTLVGFAVLGASFYKTRSIIVPTLLSALAYGLAWKVMAII; from the coding sequence ATGAGCTATGAGGTTCTGCTGCTTGGGTTACTGGTTGGCGCGGTTAATTACTGCTTTCGCTATTTGCCGCTGCGCCTGCGTGTGGGTAATGCCCGCCCGACCAAACGTGGTGCGGTGGGTATTTTGCTCGACACCATTGGCATAGCCTCGATTTGTGCTCTGCTGGTTGTCTCTACCGCACCAGAAGTGATGCACGATACACGCCGTTTCGTGCCCACACTGGTTGGCTTCGCGGTACTGGGTGCCAGTTTCTATAAAACACGCAGCATTATCGTCCCTACACTGCTAAGTGCGCTGGCCTACGGGCTCGCCTGGAAAGTGATGGCGATTATATAA
- the emrR gene encoding multidrug efflux transporter EmrAB transcriptional repressor EmrR, whose translation MDSSFTPIEQMLKFRASRHEDFPYQEILLTRLCMHMQSKLLENRNKMLKAQGINETLFMALITLESQENHSIQPSELSCALGSSRTNATRIADELEKRGWIERRESDNDRRCLHLQLTEKGHEFLREVLPPQHNCLHQLWSALSTSEKDQLEQITRKLLSRLDQMEQDGMVLEAMS comes from the coding sequence ATGGATAGTTCGTTTACGCCCATTGAACAAATGCTAAAATTTCGCGCCAGCCGCCACGAAGATTTTCCTTACCAGGAAATCCTTCTGACCCGTCTTTGTATGCATATGCAGAGCAAGCTGCTGGAGAACCGCAATAAAATGCTGAAGGCTCAGGGGATTAACGAGACGTTGTTTATGGCGTTGATTACGCTGGAGTCTCAGGAAAACCACAGTATTCAGCCTTCTGAATTAAGTTGTGCTCTTGGATCATCCCGTACCAATGCGACGCGTATTGCCGATGAACTGGAAAAACGCGGTTGGATCGAGCGCCGTGAAAGCGACAACGATCGCCGCTGCCTGCATCTGCAATTAACGGAAAAAGGTCACGAGTTTTTGCGCGAGGTTTTACCGCCGCAGCATAACTGCCTGCATCAACTCTGGTCCGCGCTCAGCACTAGCGAAAAAGATCAGCTTGAGCAAATCACCCGCAAGTTGCTCTCCCGTCTCGACCAGATGGAACAAGACGGCATGGTCCTCGAAGCGATGAGCTAA
- a CDS encoding ATP-binding protein, with translation MIWRLTDDKRWSTLRQRFSWVEEMHHTPQDPEHHGEGDVGVHTEMVLNALVTLPEFQQLPAQQQEVLWAAALLHDVEKRSTTVQENGRIQSPGHARRGELTARQILWRDIPTPFVLREQIVALVRLHGLPLWLLERPEPERLLLTAAMRVDTRLLALLARADLLGRHCPDKQSMLERIDLFVLFCQEQQCWGKVRPFVSDSARWHYLTHEQSSPDFVPWEAEHFEVTLLCGLPGMGKDRYISEQCQGMDVISLDDMRRRINASPDDKTATGRIVQQAKEEARVRLRQKKSFVWNATNITRQLRSQLISLFTAYGARVKIVYLEVPWSQWKQQNARREYAVPEAVVMRMASRLEVPQPDEAHSVEYRVTDR, from the coding sequence ATGATTTGGCGACTTACCGACGATAAACGCTGGTCGACACTTCGCCAGCGTTTTAGCTGGGTTGAGGAGATGCATCACACGCCACAAGACCCGGAGCATCATGGTGAAGGTGACGTCGGCGTGCATACCGAAATGGTGCTTAACGCCCTCGTTACTCTGCCAGAATTTCAGCAACTCCCCGCTCAACAGCAGGAAGTTTTATGGGCGGCGGCGTTATTGCATGATGTTGAAAAGCGCAGCACTACCGTGCAGGAAAACGGACGTATTCAGTCGCCTGGCCACGCTCGTCGGGGCGAACTGACGGCCCGACAAATTTTATGGCGCGATATCCCCACACCATTTGTGCTGCGCGAGCAAATCGTTGCACTGGTGCGTCTGCATGGGTTACCGCTATGGTTACTGGAACGTCCGGAACCGGAGCGTTTACTGCTCACTGCTGCGATGCGCGTCGACACGCGTCTGCTCGCCCTGCTTGCCCGTGCCGATCTGCTTGGTCGTCATTGCCCTGATAAGCAGTCAATGCTGGAACGCATCGATCTGTTCGTGCTGTTTTGCCAGGAGCAACAATGCTGGGGAAAAGTGCGCCCATTCGTTTCTGATTCCGCACGCTGGCATTACCTGACCCATGAACAAAGTTCTCCCGATTTTGTTCCCTGGGAGGCTGAACATTTTGAAGTTACTTTGCTGTGTGGCTTACCGGGAATGGGCAAAGATCGCTATATCAGTGAACAGTGCCAGGGAATGGATGTTATCAGCCTTGATGACATGCGGCGGCGAATCAATGCCAGCCCGGACGACAAAACCGCCACCGGGCGTATTGTGCAACAGGCAAAAGAAGAGGCGCGCGTGCGACTTCGGCAAAAGAAGTCGTTTGTCTGGAATGCAACGAACATTACCCGCCAGCTGCGTAGCCAGCTTATCAGTCTGTTTACGGCTTACGGCGCACGAGTAAAAATCGTTTATCTGGAAGTGCCGTGGTCGCAATGGAAGCAGCAAAATGCCAGACGCGAGTATGCCGTTCCTGAAGCGGTGGTGATGCGGATGGCCTCAAGGCTGGAAGTTCCACAACCTGATGAAGCGCATAGCGTGGAATATCGGGTGACTGACAGGTAG
- a CDS encoding RNA ligase family protein: MNTQRKYGRTWHYPFSPGTTSDDRINASYWQDMQAISQLVHTEKLDGENNCLNRFGVFARSHAAPTESAWSYNIRQRWQLLKNDLGDLELFGENLYAVHSIEYRALEQDFYLFAVRCQDMWLSWEEVQFYAALFDFPCVPEISGPQPGNDEKSWQHDFLALTCERGAFDPWDTQTGQPCTLEGIVSRNRDAFPVADFPHNVFKYVRKNHVKTSEHWKRHWRRARMAHEFAYGEQS; the protein is encoded by the coding sequence ATGAATACCCAACGTAAATACGGGAGAACCTGGCACTACCCTTTCTCCCCTGGCACCACCAGCGATGACCGCATTAACGCCAGTTACTGGCAAGATATGCAGGCAATTTCGCAACTGGTACATACTGAAAAACTCGACGGCGAAAATAACTGTCTTAATCGCTTCGGCGTGTTTGCCCGTTCCCATGCAGCCCCTACGGAATCGGCATGGAGCTATAATATTCGCCAACGCTGGCAACTACTGAAAAACGATCTCGGCGATCTGGAGTTGTTTGGCGAAAATCTTTATGCCGTTCACTCCATTGAATACCGGGCACTGGAGCAGGATTTTTATCTGTTTGCCGTTCGCTGTCAGGACATGTGGTTAAGCTGGGAAGAAGTTCAGTTTTACGCCGCCTTGTTTGATTTCCCCTGCGTCCCGGAAATTTCCGGCCCGCAGCCGGGGAATGATGAAAAAAGCTGGCAACATGATTTTCTGGCGCTGACCTGTGAGCGCGGCGCGTTCGATCCCTGGGATACGCAAACCGGGCAACCCTGTACGCTGGAAGGCATTGTCAGCCGAAATCGCGACGCATTTCCCGTTGCCGATTTTCCCCATAATGTATTCAAGTACGTGCGCAAAAATCATGTCAAAACCAGCGAACACTGGAAGCGCCACTGGCGTCGGGCGCGGATGGCACATGAGTTCGCTTATGGAGAACAGTCATGA
- the luxS gene encoding S-ribosylhomocysteine lyase: MPLLDSFTVDHTRMEAPAVRVAKTMNTPHGDAITVFDLRFCVPNKEVMPEKGIHTLEHLFAGFMRNHLNGNGVEIIDISPMGCRTGFYMSLIGTPDEQRVADAWKAAMEDVLKVKDQNQIPELNVYQCGTFQMHSLQEAQDIARSILERDVRINSNEELALPKEKLQELHI; this comes from the coding sequence ATGCCGTTGTTAGATAGCTTCACAGTCGATCATACCAGGATGGAAGCGCCTGCAGTTCGGGTGGCGAAAACAATGAACACCCCGCATGGCGACGCAATCACCGTGTTCGATCTGCGTTTCTGCGTGCCGAACAAAGAAGTAATGCCAGAAAAAGGTATCCATACCCTGGAGCATCTGTTTGCTGGTTTTATGCGCAACCATCTTAACGGTAACGGCGTTGAGATTATTGATATCTCGCCAATGGGTTGCCGCACCGGTTTCTATATGAGTCTGATTGGTACGCCAGATGAGCAGCGTGTTGCTGATGCCTGGAAGGCGGCAATGGAAGATGTGCTGAAAGTGAAGGATCAGAATCAGATCCCTGAACTGAATGTCTACCAGTGCGGTACTTTCCAGATGCACTCGTTGCAGGAAGCACAGGATATTGCACGTAGCATTCTGGAGCGCGACGTGCGTATCAACAGCAATGAGGAACTGGCGCTGCCGAAAGAGAAGTTGCAGGAACTGCACATCTAG
- a CDS encoding autotransporter outer membrane beta-barrel domain-containing protein, which produces MNIRQHPLSTLAIAISTVLSIPISQAWTPPATINSDVTINNNDVVTLSSSENNSPVWDQFRYLNVGATSAGTLNIDGRDLTTAKIVIGNATSGTIKLENNTHLTLSHASPNERDIYLGTNGGSGTLMVLSGSTITDLNEFRIGEFNYQAQGQVVIDGEGSSVAARYVMVGDQGTGKLEITHGGHLTASKDMIIGFNGNMENFQGTGYGETLVDGDNSSLAVNEFISLGGLGSLLNEAKGILTVSNNATVSANQFIWLGMDETSTGILNIGGAQGEAEQKAGAIKTPIIHMGSEVGDSTAQINFNHSSEDFILAADIVGKGEVNQVGSGVTTLAGANTYSGQTNISKGTLRAGINDTFSPNSSYVVSSGGNIDLAGFSQTLNALDLAGTATLSSSKNGDKFTPATLTINGNYTANNGLLVMRTALGDDNSATDKLIVKGNTSGHTRVSVHNAGGQGADTLEGIRIVEITGASEGTFSKEGRIVAGAYDYNVTKSDDQNWYLTSETPLIPPVDPVIPDSPEPPDTPTPASPYTPVSPEPLPERKHQYRPEISSYLANIQAANTLFNTRLHDRLGETQYTDLLTGEQKVTSLWLRNIGGHNRFKDRSDELSTQSNRYVLQLGGDLAQWSSNALDRWHLGLMAGYANSKSHTHSSLTGYNSRGQIDGYSVGVYGTWYANEADKTGTYVDSWLLYNWFDNTVSGEYLPSEKYHSDGITAAIEAGYTFRLGESADARTSYWLQPKMQLTWMDVKADNHTEDNGTLVEDSTEGNLQTRLGVKAYLQGHNAIDDHKARSFQPFVETNWIYNSRNYSVKMDGISDEIIGTRNIGELKVGVEGQLNPRLQLWGNVAQQLGDNGYSDTQGMLGMKYLF; this is translated from the coding sequence ATGAATATCAGACAGCATCCCTTGTCCACGCTGGCAATAGCTATTTCAACTGTGCTATCAATACCAATTTCTCAGGCATGGACACCACCAGCCACTATCAACAGCGATGTGACAATCAATAATAATGATGTCGTAACCTTATCTTCATCAGAAAATAACTCACCAGTATGGGACCAGTTTCGGTATCTTAATGTTGGAGCAACAAGTGCAGGAACGTTGAATATAGACGGGCGGGATCTGACTACTGCTAAAATCGTAATCGGTAATGCGACGTCAGGGACAATAAAATTAGAAAATAACACTCATCTGACGCTTAGTCATGCATCGCCTAATGAACGCGATATTTACCTGGGAACTAATGGCGGTTCAGGAACTTTAATGGTACTTAGCGGTAGTACTATCACCGATTTAAATGAATTCAGAATTGGTGAATTTAATTACCAGGCACAGGGGCAAGTCGTTATTGACGGTGAGGGATCATCCGTTGCCGCACGGTATGTGATGGTAGGCGATCAGGGGACAGGTAAACTCGAAATCACTCATGGCGGTCATCTTACAGCGTCAAAAGATATGATCATTGGCTTTAATGGAAATATGGAGAATTTTCAGGGAACGGGATACGGTGAAACGCTGGTTGATGGTGACAATTCTTCATTAGCCGTGAATGAGTTTATCTCCCTTGGGGGATTGGGCTCATTGCTGAACGAAGCAAAGGGTATTCTTACCGTGAGTAATAATGCCACGGTCAGCGCGAATCAATTTATCTGGCTTGGAATGGACGAAACCAGCACCGGTATTCTAAACATTGGTGGAGCGCAGGGAGAAGCCGAGCAAAAAGCGGGGGCAATTAAGACGCCGATTATCCATATGGGAAGCGAGGTCGGGGACAGTACTGCCCAGATTAATTTCAACCATTCCAGCGAAGATTTTATCCTGGCAGCAGATATCGTTGGCAAAGGCGAGGTTAACCAGGTAGGTTCCGGAGTCACGACGTTGGCTGGCGCAAATACCTATTCTGGCCAAACGAATATTAGTAAAGGCACCCTGCGCGCCGGTATCAACGATACCTTTAGTCCAAACTCCAGTTATGTCGTCTCCAGTGGAGGGAATATTGATTTAGCTGGTTTTTCACAAACCTTAAATGCACTGGATTTGGCGGGTACGGCAACACTATCGTCCTCAAAAAATGGCGACAAATTCACGCCTGCCACACTCACCATCAATGGCAATTACACCGCTAATAACGGTTTGTTAGTTATGCGTACCGCACTCGGCGATGATAATTCTGCGACCGATAAATTAATTGTAAAAGGCAACACGTCTGGTCATACCCGTGTGAGTGTTCATAATGCCGGTGGTCAGGGCGCCGATACGCTTGAAGGTATCCGCATTGTTGAAATAACGGGGGCATCAGAGGGTACGTTTAGTAAAGAAGGCCGTATTGTTGCCGGAGCCTATGATTACAACGTGACGAAAAGTGACGATCAGAACTGGTACTTAACCAGTGAAACCCCACTTATACCACCTGTTGACCCTGTAATACCTGATTCACCAGAGCCACCTGATACACCGACACCGGCTTCTCCTTATACCCCCGTTTCACCAGAACCACTACCAGAAAGAAAGCATCAGTATCGCCCGGAGATTAGTAGCTATCTGGCCAATATTCAGGCTGCAAATACGCTGTTTAATACCCGGCTGCATGACCGTCTGGGGGAAACACAGTACACCGACCTGCTAACCGGCGAGCAGAAAGTGACCAGTCTGTGGTTACGTAACATTGGCGGACATAACCGCTTTAAGGATCGCTCAGATGAACTGAGCACTCAGAGCAACCGTTATGTTCTGCAACTTGGCGGCGATCTTGCGCAATGGAGCAGTAACGCACTCGATCGCTGGCATCTCGGCCTGATGGCTGGCTATGCCAACAGCAAGAGCCACACACATTCCAGCCTGACCGGCTACAACTCACGCGGGCAAATCGACGGCTACAGTGTGGGCGTGTATGGCACCTGGTACGCTAACGAAGCAGATAAAACAGGAACTTATGTTGATAGCTGGTTGCTCTATAACTGGTTTGATAACACCGTCTCCGGCGAGTATCTGCCCAGTGAAAAATATCACTCTGACGGTATCACCGCCGCCATTGAAGCGGGTTATACCTTCCGTCTTGGTGAAAGCGCAGATGCCCGCACCAGCTACTGGTTGCAGCCTAAAATGCAACTGACGTGGATGGATGTGAAGGCAGACAATCATACTGAAGACAATGGCACTCTGGTTGAGGACAGCACCGAAGGCAACCTGCAAACGCGTCTGGGGGTGAAAGCGTACCTGCAAGGTCATAATGCTATTGATGATCATAAAGCGCGTTCCTTCCAGCCTTTCGTGGAAACCAACTGGATTTATAACTCCCGCAATTACAGCGTGAAGATGGATGGCATCAGCGATGAGATCATCGGTACACGTAACATCGGTGAGCTAAAAGTTGGGGTGGAAGGTCAGCTTAATCCACGTCTGCAACTGTGGGGCAACGTCGCCCAGCAGTTGGGGGACAACGGTTACAGCGATACCCAGGGAATGCTGGGCATGAAATATCTCTTTTAA
- the emrB gene encoding multidrug efflux MFS transporter permease subunit EmrB: MQQQKPLEGAQLVIMTIALSLATFMQVLDSTIANVAIPTIAGNLGSSLSQGTWVITSFGVANAISIPLTGWLAKRVGEVKLFLWSTIAFAIASWACGVSSSLNMLIFFRVIQGIVAGPLIPLSQSLLLNNYPPAKRSIALALWSMTVIVAPICGPILGGYISDNYHWGWIFFINVPIGVAVVLMTLQTLRGRETRTERRRIDAVGLALLVIGIGSLQIMLDRGKELDWFSSQEIIILTVVAVVAISFLIVWELTDDNPIVDLSLFKSRNFTIGCLCISLAYMLYFGAIVLLPQLLQEVYGYTATWAGLASAPVGIIPVILSPIIGRFAHKLDMRRLVTFSFIMYAVCFYWRAYTFEPGMDFGASAWPQFIQGFAVACFFMPLTTITLSGLPPERLAAASSLSNFTRTLAGSIGTSITTTMWTNRESLHHAQLTESVNPYNPNAQAMYHQLEGLGMTQQQASGWIAQQITNQGLIISANEIFWMSAGIFLVLLGLVWFARPPFGAGGGGGGAH; the protein is encoded by the coding sequence ATGCAACAGCAAAAACCGCTGGAAGGCGCGCAACTGGTCATTATGACGATTGCGCTGTCACTGGCGACATTCATGCAGGTGCTGGACTCCACCATTGCTAACGTGGCGATCCCCACTATCGCCGGGAATCTGGGCTCATCGCTCAGCCAGGGAACGTGGGTGATCACCTCCTTCGGGGTGGCAAACGCCATCTCGATCCCCCTTACCGGCTGGCTGGCAAAACGCGTCGGGGAAGTGAAGCTGTTCCTCTGGTCAACCATCGCCTTCGCCATTGCGTCGTGGGCGTGTGGTGTTTCCAGTAGTCTGAATATGCTGATCTTCTTCCGCGTGATTCAGGGGATTGTCGCCGGGCCGTTGATCCCACTTTCGCAAAGTCTGTTACTGAATAACTACCCGCCAGCTAAACGCTCGATCGCGCTGGCGTTGTGGTCGATGACGGTGATTGTCGCGCCAATTTGCGGCCCAATCCTCGGCGGTTATATCAGTGATAATTACCACTGGGGCTGGATATTCTTCATCAACGTGCCAATTGGCGTGGCGGTGGTGTTGATGACACTGCAAACCCTGCGCGGACGCGAAACCCGTACAGAAAGGCGGCGAATTGATGCCGTGGGGCTGGCGCTGCTGGTGATTGGTATCGGTAGCCTGCAAATTATGCTCGACCGGGGTAAAGAGCTGGACTGGTTCTCATCGCAAGAAATTATCATCCTCACCGTGGTGGCGGTGGTGGCTATCAGCTTCCTGATTGTCTGGGAGTTGACCGACGATAACCCGATAGTCGACCTGTCACTGTTTAAATCGCGCAACTTCACAATTGGCTGCTTGTGTATCAGCCTCGCCTACATGCTCTACTTCGGCGCAATTGTTCTGTTGCCGCAATTATTGCAGGAAGTCTACGGCTACACGGCAACCTGGGCAGGGCTGGCATCTGCGCCGGTAGGGATTATTCCGGTGATCCTGTCGCCAATTATCGGCCGTTTTGCGCATAAACTGGATATGCGTCGGCTGGTAACCTTCAGCTTTATTATGTATGCCGTTTGCTTTTACTGGCGTGCTTATACCTTTGAACCGGGTATGGATTTTGGTGCATCGGCCTGGCCGCAGTTTATCCAGGGCTTCGCGGTGGCCTGCTTCTTTATGCCGCTGACCACCATTACGCTCTCTGGTTTGCCGCCGGAACGACTGGCGGCGGCGTCGAGTCTCTCCAACTTTACGCGAACGCTGGCGGGGTCTATAGGGACATCAATCACTACGACTATGTGGACTAACCGCGAGTCACTGCACCATGCGCAGTTGACCGAATCAGTGAATCCGTATAACCCGAACGCCCAGGCGATGTACCATCAACTGGAAGGGCTGGGAATGACGCAACAGCAAGCTTCCGGCTGGATTGCCCAGCAGATCACTAATCAGGGGTTGATTATTTCCGCCAATGAGATCTTCTGGATGTCAGCCGGGATATTCCTCGTCCTGCTGGGGCTGGTGTGGTTTGCCAGGCCGCCATTTGGCGCAGGTGGCGGCGGAGGCGGTGCGCACTGA